One Luteibacter aegosomaticola genomic window carries:
- a CDS encoding M48 family metallopeptidase, translating to METIYPVGPSGVPAAFARPGAAYRRHAWIAVISLMLFIALYLALTGWFAWIGISQLMKVVNGGFLAFLTGIGSLFLAAFLLKGLFFRKRRADNAGMELTRAQEPRLFAFLDRLADEAGAPRPHRVFVSGRVNAGVFYDLSLLNLLFPSRKNLEIGLALVNMLNLGEFKAVLAHEFGHFAQRSMAVGRWVYTAQQIASHIVVKRDALDGFLRRLSRLDIRIAWVGWLLGIVVWALRALVDVVFRLVVVAQRMLSREMEMQADLVAVSLTGSDALILALHRLEAAEDAWERSLSFMRNELAAKHPPRDLFAVQEALIGRLARIYNDVDYGARPLVPASDGAAFRVFKGELAQPPRMWSTHPMNHEREANAKRHYLFAPADERSAWLAFHDAEGLRERMTRELVGETETAPVALQETLAHLEAYFDREHLKAQYRGVYLGYAPMRNAAEVEHLFEETAITRPLVVDELYPASLAEDLERLRSLEREDALLCSLRDRVYEAPDGIIRHRGRILRRSQLPDAIALVDTERAAVRASLQVALKRVRSLHLAAAAKISPAWRTYMVGVIGVLHYAEHAEANLKDANAGLAAAWQVSTVRGVIDERGARRIIAAAADVYRALSQPYRLAHQIDPGPVILTELNWPTWAAVLGNLELNAPNRTNINEWLRLFEGWVRRTTNALSALRSAALDELLRVEGVIAAATQGVAPPDAPASVPFVPVGYDTLLAGAERGRRRIKQGLWERFLSGSGFVPGLARTVAAVAVVGFVVAFGYLVDRADLWVYNGLDRTVVATVGDQHVTLAPNANALLHVRTGHSLAVSTHAEDGQAIESFTMPVDSAATQLVYTVAAAEPLKSWTAAYGNATPSPPHLVGPDRWQTAYADFVFVPPPEKIDTKSGGGTRSVLGPIEGVEPGAYLEAVKNVEARTAMILAHVRFDAPDSRFLPDWLAAASGLPGYDAAFAARLAQFPHDIMALRVEQNATKGTAHDEACARDRALAAASPHADDLAYLVVRCLPSGQARDQAFVDGFQQHPGSAWFANAAAAVAADHGHYDEAVKRYELALSKSPALARGIAGDVYRLERFVAPAKAWNERTRFMSLSPWLRTVIDLEEGTGDVDGPYRALTYLNQGRLDAAVEAAQGSDIEAHVVRLAAASRGASAALRTRAAKLPLNEGMNEQTVWVALAAGADPHDPSVAEVLSHIDATYDSPGAVVKVEQFLAAVRGGKGASAEALLDGVPVVLRAEALAAGSSMLGDRAPVSWRSFAKALLFGGQRPWMG from the coding sequence ATGGAAACGATTTATCCGGTTGGGCCTTCCGGGGTTCCCGCGGCGTTTGCGCGCCCGGGTGCGGCGTATCGGCGGCATGCATGGATCGCCGTGATAAGCCTCATGTTGTTCATCGCGCTGTACCTGGCGTTGACCGGCTGGTTCGCCTGGATAGGCATCAGCCAGCTCATGAAGGTCGTGAACGGTGGGTTCCTGGCTTTCCTGACCGGTATCGGCAGCCTGTTCCTGGCCGCTTTTCTCCTGAAGGGCCTGTTCTTTCGCAAGCGGCGCGCGGATAACGCCGGCATGGAGCTCACACGGGCCCAGGAGCCACGGTTGTTCGCCTTCCTCGATCGCCTTGCCGATGAGGCTGGCGCGCCACGTCCGCATCGGGTGTTCGTTTCCGGCCGGGTCAACGCGGGGGTGTTCTATGACCTCTCGTTGCTCAACCTGCTGTTCCCTTCGCGCAAGAACCTAGAGATCGGCCTGGCGTTGGTGAACATGCTCAACCTGGGTGAGTTCAAGGCCGTGCTGGCGCACGAATTTGGCCACTTTGCCCAGCGTTCCATGGCCGTGGGCCGCTGGGTTTACACCGCCCAACAGATCGCCAGCCACATCGTGGTGAAGCGCGATGCGCTCGACGGCTTCCTGCGCCGCCTGTCGCGCCTGGATATCCGCATCGCCTGGGTGGGCTGGTTGCTGGGCATCGTGGTGTGGGCCCTGCGCGCGCTTGTCGATGTCGTGTTCCGCCTGGTGGTCGTCGCGCAGCGCATGCTCTCGCGTGAGATGGAAATGCAGGCGGATCTCGTCGCGGTGTCGCTCACCGGTAGCGATGCGCTGATCCTTGCGCTGCATCGCCTCGAGGCGGCCGAGGATGCGTGGGAGCGCAGCCTCTCGTTCATGCGCAACGAGCTGGCAGCGAAGCACCCGCCGCGCGATCTGTTTGCCGTCCAGGAGGCCCTGATCGGGCGCCTCGCGCGGATTTACAATGACGTGGACTACGGCGCGCGCCCGCTGGTGCCCGCCAGCGATGGCGCGGCGTTCCGCGTGTTCAAGGGCGAGCTCGCCCAGCCGCCGCGCATGTGGTCCACGCACCCGATGAACCACGAGCGCGAGGCGAACGCCAAGCGTCATTACCTGTTCGCCCCCGCGGACGAGCGCAGTGCATGGCTGGCTTTCCACGATGCAGAGGGCCTGCGCGAGCGTATGACGCGCGAGCTGGTCGGCGAAACCGAAACCGCACCGGTGGCGCTTCAGGAGACGCTTGCGCACCTTGAGGCGTACTTCGACCGCGAGCACCTGAAGGCGCAGTACCGCGGTGTGTACCTCGGGTATGCGCCGATGCGAAACGCGGCCGAGGTTGAGCATCTGTTCGAAGAGACGGCGATCACTCGCCCACTGGTCGTCGATGAGCTGTACCCGGCAAGCCTCGCGGAGGATCTGGAGCGGTTGCGTTCACTCGAGCGCGAAGATGCCTTGCTGTGCTCGCTGCGCGATCGTGTTTACGAGGCACCCGACGGCATCATCCGGCACCGCGGCAGGATACTCCGGCGCAGCCAGCTGCCCGATGCGATCGCCCTGGTCGATACCGAGCGTGCAGCCGTGCGTGCCTCGCTCCAGGTCGCGTTGAAACGCGTGCGCAGCCTGCATCTCGCGGCAGCGGCGAAGATATCGCCAGCGTGGCGCACCTACATGGTCGGTGTGATTGGCGTCCTGCACTACGCGGAGCACGCCGAGGCGAACCTCAAGGACGCGAACGCAGGCCTTGCCGCGGCGTGGCAAGTCTCCACCGTGCGTGGGGTGATCGATGAGCGCGGTGCGCGACGGATCATCGCTGCGGCAGCGGACGTTTACCGGGCGCTATCCCAGCCTTACAGGCTGGCGCATCAGATCGACCCGGGCCCGGTCATTCTCACGGAACTTAACTGGCCGACCTGGGCCGCGGTGCTTGGGAACCTGGAGCTCAATGCGCCCAACCGCACCAACATCAATGAATGGCTGCGCCTCTTCGAGGGGTGGGTTCGCCGGACCACCAACGCCCTGAGTGCCTTGCGCTCGGCGGCGCTGGACGAATTGCTCCGGGTAGAAGGGGTGATCGCGGCCGCTACGCAAGGTGTGGCTCCGCCCGATGCACCCGCGTCGGTCCCCTTCGTTCCCGTCGGGTACGACACGTTGCTGGCGGGGGCCGAGCGTGGCCGGCGCCGGATCAAGCAGGGCCTTTGGGAGCGCTTTCTCTCGGGTAGCGGGTTCGTGCCGGGGCTCGCGCGCACGGTCGCCGCCGTGGCGGTCGTCGGTTTCGTCGTCGCGTTCGGCTACCTGGTGGATCGCGCCGACCTGTGGGTATACAACGGCCTGGATCGCACGGTCGTGGCCACCGTGGGCGACCAGCATGTAACGCTCGCGCCGAATGCTAACGCCTTGCTGCACGTCCGAACCGGGCACTCTCTCGCCGTCAGTACCCACGCCGAGGACGGCCAGGCCATCGAAAGCTTTACGATGCCGGTCGATAGCGCCGCCACGCAGCTGGTCTATACCGTGGCCGCCGCGGAGCCATTGAAGTCGTGGACCGCCGCCTATGGCAACGCGACGCCATCGCCGCCCCATCTCGTCGGGCCCGATCGCTGGCAAACGGCCTATGCGGATTTCGTGTTCGTGCCGCCGCCGGAAAAGATCGACACCAAGAGCGGCGGGGGCACGCGCTCGGTGCTCGGCCCGATCGAAGGGGTGGAGCCTGGTGCGTACCTCGAAGCGGTGAAGAACGTGGAAGCACGTACGGCCATGATCCTGGCCCACGTGCGTTTCGACGCCCCGGATTCACGCTTCCTGCCGGACTGGCTGGCAGCAGCGTCCGGCCTGCCGGGTTATGACGCGGCCTTCGCCGCACGCCTGGCTCAGTTCCCCCACGACATCATGGCGCTGCGGGTGGAGCAGAACGCCACGAAGGGCACGGCGCACGATGAGGCCTGTGCACGGGATCGTGCCCTGGCCGCGGCATCGCCCCATGCGGATGATCTCGCGTACCTGGTCGTGCGTTGCCTGCCGTCGGGCCAGGCGCGGGATCAGGCGTTTGTCGATGGTTTCCAGCAGCATCCCGGGTCGGCGTGGTTCGCGAATGCGGCTGCCGCGGTGGCTGCGGACCACGGCCATTACGACGAGGCGGTCAAGCGCTATGAGCTTGCGCTGAGCAAGAGTCCCGCGCTGGCGCGGGGTATCGCGGGCGATGTCTATCGGCTCGAGCGTTTCGTCGCGCCGGCGAAGGCGTGGAACGAGCGCACTCGCTTCATGAGCCTCTCGCCGTGGCTGCGTACGGTTATCGATCTCGAAGAGGGAACCGGTGACGTCGATGGACCTTACCGGGCGTTGACCTACCTCAACCAGGGGCGCCTCGATGCTGCCGTGGAAGCGGCCCAGGGCTCAGACATCGAAGCGCATGTCGTACGCCTCGCGGCGGCTTCGCGCGGCGCCTCGGCCGCGTTGCGCACGCGCGCGGCGAAGCTGCCGTTGAATGAGGGCATGAACGAGCAGACGGTGTGGGTCGCCCTGGCTGCAGGAGCGGATCCCCATGATCCGTCCGTGGCCGAGGTGCTGTCGCATATCGATGCGACATACGACAGCCCGGGCGCGGTCGTGAAGGTCGAACAGTTCCTGGCGGCCGTGCGTGGCGGGAAGGGAGCCTCCGCGGAGGCCTTGCTCGATGGGGTGCCGGTCGTGTTGCGCGCGGAAGCGCTCGCGGCGGGTAGTTCAATGCTCGGGGACCGCGCACCGGTCAGCTGGCGGAGCTTCGCCAAGGCGCTGCTCTTTGGTGGCCAGCGGCCCTGGATGGGCTGA
- the rnd gene encoding ribonuclease D, protein MSSSELAPAAPWIERRDDLAAWLAPVKAGDIVGLDTEFMRRNTFYPQLALLQLAHEGRYALIDPLAVPLGEALRPVFAEQPVVTVMHSAGEDLEAMAPFLPDGPHTLFDTQIAAAFVGMGLGISYRALVADLVGAELDKGETRSDWLQRPLTESQKLYATLDVVHLHPVHAILTERLEERGRSAWHAEDCARMKRRASQREGDPQPQRGFKPAADWPRERQALLRRILRWRELTARALDKPRSWLLEDAHALDLAGSLPKDLAKLEEVTRGTRALRSQQREELFALLHRPIDTDEVAATAAIVGHPAGEAKRAINEMRSAVDTLASHLDIPPGLLCSRKTMEEYVMTGGEWPEALEGWRKAVLHDRLAALLPG, encoded by the coding sequence ATGTCATCGAGCGAACTCGCTCCCGCCGCCCCATGGATCGAACGCCGCGACGACCTGGCCGCCTGGCTGGCGCCGGTCAAGGCGGGCGATATCGTCGGTCTCGATACCGAGTTCATGCGGCGGAACACCTTCTATCCGCAGCTCGCACTGCTGCAGCTTGCGCACGAAGGCCGCTACGCCCTCATCGATCCGCTGGCTGTCCCGCTGGGTGAAGCCCTGCGCCCCGTGTTCGCTGAACAACCCGTCGTTACCGTGATGCACAGCGCCGGTGAGGACCTGGAGGCCATGGCGCCGTTCCTGCCCGATGGCCCGCACACCTTGTTCGATACGCAGATCGCCGCGGCGTTCGTAGGCATGGGCCTGGGCATCAGCTACCGCGCGCTGGTCGCCGACCTGGTCGGCGCCGAGCTCGACAAAGGCGAAACGCGCAGCGACTGGCTACAGCGCCCGCTCACTGAATCGCAAAAACTGTACGCGACGCTGGACGTGGTTCACCTACATCCGGTCCATGCCATCCTCACCGAGCGCCTGGAAGAACGCGGGCGCAGCGCATGGCATGCCGAGGACTGCGCCCGGATGAAGCGCCGCGCCAGCCAGCGTGAAGGTGACCCGCAGCCGCAGCGTGGTTTCAAGCCGGCCGCGGACTGGCCGCGCGAGCGCCAGGCCCTGCTCCGCCGCATTCTTCGCTGGCGTGAACTGACGGCGCGCGCCCTCGACAAGCCGCGCTCATGGCTGCTCGAAGACGCCCACGCACTCGATCTGGCCGGGAGCCTGCCCAAGGATCTTGCAAAGCTTGAGGAAGTGACGCGCGGCACGCGTGCCCTGCGCTCACAGCAGCGCGAGGAGCTGTTCGCGCTCCTGCACCGCCCCATCGACACTGACGAGGTCGCAGCGACGGCCGCCATCGTCGGCCACCCCGCCGGCGAGGCCAAACGTGCCATCAACGAGATGCGCAGCGCCGTCGATACGCTGGCCAGCCACCTCGACATCCCTCCCGGCCTGCTCTGCTCGCGCAAGACCATGGAGGAGTACGTGATGACCGGCGGCGAATGGCCCGAAGCCCTGGAAGGCTGGCGCAAAGCCGTGCTGCACGACCGCCTGGCGGCGCTGTTACCGGGGTAA
- a CDS encoding formylglycine-generating enzyme family protein, producing MPNTETVRRQRAIGGAMGVAVLGFALFYHFFPQLLHVEPGQVSARMPSRAQPGTMGFDQRPQAAPQAVASEVDAGPPLVLAPAAVIAARRREKTNEVQLPPQASPDSPELTALLDKADKALAADRLVGGKDSAAALYEAALKQKADSQRGLSGMDEIRARLAAEIEQDIALGDADAARDALTALKALPNSAKDAQPLVQQLAVLDKVRPLLTTAATQLQAGKANEPRGDSALDTYRQVLQLDPQNAVAIQGVSQVQHVVLDKALAAVAQSDFAAADNALAEAAAIEPGSQALQDTRGRIEGMRRQSGAAMLAQARSALDGGNVELAQQLAAKAQQVSPDLAGIDDFNERVTNAKLYASYKPGQVFADRFVDSTGQAPSMVVVPTGKFMMGSPDGESGHDANEAPAHEVDMGKGVALARSAITIGQFRDFVRASGYVPQSQSLGGSSVYDEQSGGLRDDSSATWEDDYAGKPGQDRLPVINISWNDAKAYADWLSQRTGKKYRLPSEAEFEYALRAGTTSRYWWGDGTPASHVENLTGSNDRSGSGRRWSNAFSAYKDGYWGPAPVMSFTPNPFGLYDMGGNVSEWVADCWHDNYIRAPRTGEAWVNPGCSRRVVRGGSWGSAPDMVRSAYRQGAAADVRSARVGFRVAREL from the coding sequence ATGCCGAACACCGAGACCGTCCGCCGACAGCGCGCCATTGGCGGCGCCATGGGCGTGGCTGTGCTTGGTTTCGCGCTGTTTTACCACTTCTTTCCGCAGTTGCTGCATGTGGAGCCGGGCCAGGTCTCGGCGCGCATGCCGTCACGCGCCCAGCCAGGCACCATGGGTTTCGACCAGCGTCCGCAGGCCGCGCCGCAGGCCGTTGCGTCCGAGGTCGATGCCGGGCCGCCGCTGGTGCTGGCGCCAGCCGCCGTCATCGCGGCGCGGCGCCGCGAGAAAACCAACGAAGTGCAGTTGCCACCGCAGGCCTCGCCGGATTCACCGGAACTTACCGCGTTGCTGGACAAGGCCGACAAGGCGCTTGCCGCCGATCGTCTCGTGGGTGGCAAGGACAGCGCCGCAGCCCTTTACGAGGCCGCCCTGAAGCAGAAGGCCGACAGCCAGCGCGGGTTGTCCGGCATGGATGAAATCCGTGCGCGGCTCGCTGCGGAAATCGAACAGGATATTGCGCTGGGCGATGCGGATGCCGCGCGTGACGCGCTCACGGCGTTGAAAGCATTGCCGAACAGCGCGAAGGATGCCCAGCCGCTGGTGCAGCAGCTGGCCGTACTGGACAAGGTGCGCCCGTTGCTGACCACGGCCGCCACGCAGCTCCAGGCTGGCAAGGCTAACGAACCGCGTGGCGATAGCGCACTCGATACCTATCGCCAGGTGCTCCAGCTCGATCCGCAGAATGCCGTAGCCATCCAGGGTGTGAGCCAGGTGCAGCACGTGGTGCTGGACAAGGCCCTCGCGGCGGTGGCGCAGAGCGATTTCGCCGCCGCGGATAACGCCCTGGCCGAGGCGGCGGCCATCGAGCCCGGCTCGCAGGCGCTGCAGGATACCCGTGGGCGCATCGAGGGCATGCGCCGGCAGAGCGGCGCCGCCATGCTGGCACAGGCGCGCTCGGCGCTCGATGGTGGCAACGTCGAGCTCGCCCAGCAGCTGGCAGCGAAGGCACAGCAGGTGAGTCCGGATCTGGCCGGCATCGACGATTTCAATGAGCGAGTGACCAACGCGAAGCTCTACGCCAGTTACAAGCCCGGGCAGGTGTTCGCCGATCGGTTTGTCGATAGCACCGGGCAGGCGCCCTCCATGGTGGTCGTGCCCACCGGCAAGTTCATGATGGGCTCGCCCGATGGTGAGTCGGGCCATGATGCCAATGAGGCGCCGGCGCATGAAGTCGACATGGGCAAGGGCGTTGCACTTGCGCGTAGCGCTATCACGATCGGCCAGTTCCGCGATTTCGTGCGGGCCAGCGGTTACGTGCCGCAGTCGCAATCGCTCGGTGGCAGCAGCGTGTACGACGAACAGAGCGGCGGCTTGCGCGACGATTCCAGCGCCACCTGGGAAGATGATTACGCGGGCAAGCCGGGTCAGGATCGCCTGCCGGTCATCAACATTTCCTGGAACGATGCCAAGGCGTATGCCGACTGGCTGTCGCAGCGCACTGGCAAGAAGTACCGCCTGCCGAGCGAGGCCGAGTTCGAATACGCGCTACGCGCAGGCACGACATCACGCTATTGGTGGGGCGACGGCACGCCCGCGTCACACGTGGAGAACCTGACCGGCAGCAACGACCGGTCGGGCTCCGGGCGCCGCTGGAGCAATGCGTTCAGCGCTTACAAGGATGGCTACTGGGGCCCGGCACCGGTCATGAGTTTCACGCCGAATCCGTTTGGCCTGTACGACATGGGCGGCAATGTGTCCGAGTGGGTCGCCGATTGCTGGCACGATAACTACATCCGTGCGCCGCGTACGGGCGAAGCCTGGGTGAACCCCGGCTGCAGCCGCCGCGTGGTGCGTGGTGGTTCGTGGGGTAGCGCGCCGGATATGGTTCGCTCCGCATACCGCCAGGGCGCTGCCGCCGATGTCCGTAGCGCCAGGGTGGGTTTCCGCGTGGCGCGCGAGCTCTAG
- a CDS encoding type II toxin-antitoxin system HicB family antitoxin, translating to MNNIMVIDGYRAVVQYDPEIDMFRGEFLELNGGADFYAADVAGLRKEGLVSLRVFLEACREAGISPVRVFSGKFQARVSAELHLRSSEAAAARGISLNQFVQGAMERELLAV from the coding sequence ATGAACAACATCATGGTCATCGACGGGTACCGCGCGGTCGTCCAGTACGATCCGGAAATCGACATGTTCCGCGGCGAGTTCCTCGAATTGAACGGCGGCGCCGATTTCTACGCCGCGGATGTCGCCGGCCTTCGCAAGGAGGGCCTTGTTTCGCTTCGTGTCTTCCTTGAAGCCTGCCGCGAGGCCGGCATATCGCCCGTCCGCGTTTTCTCGGGCAAATTCCAGGCACGCGTATCGGCTGAACTGCACCTGCGCTCCAGCGAAGCCGCGGCCGCGCGCGGCATCAGCCTCAACCAGTTTGTTCAGGGTGCGATGGAGCGCGAATTGCTCGCTGTCTGA
- a CDS encoding type II toxin-antitoxin system HicA family toxin, whose protein sequence is MATEAAGLQEKAVSTDAPGKRIHVTCFGITFWYHSMQARHRRTLELIAVHPASGNVRWTDVEALFRHLGGKIREAEGSRIAVVLFGEVRVFHRPHPRPDTDKGAVASVRKWLKSNGVIA, encoded by the coding sequence GTGGCAACTGAAGCTGCAGGCCTACAGGAGAAGGCGGTCTCGACCGATGCCCCGGGAAAACGCATCCACGTAACTTGCTTTGGTATCACCTTTTGGTACCATTCAATGCAAGCACGCCATCGCCGCACGCTCGAGCTCATCGCCGTCCACCCGGCCTCCGGCAACGTCCGCTGGACCGATGTCGAAGCGCTATTCCGCCACCTCGGCGGAAAGATTCGCGAGGCGGAGGGTTCGCGAATTGCCGTCGTTCTCTTCGGCGAGGTCAGGGTGTTCCACCGGCCCCACCCTCGCCCCGATACCGACAAAGGCGCGGTGGCCAGCGTACGAAAATGGCTCAAAAGCAATGGAGTGATCGCATGA
- a CDS encoding TetR/AcrR family transcriptional regulator gives MARPREFDRDTALQRAIETFAQHGFEGTSTPMLLDAMKIGRQSLYDTFGDKRALYLEALRTYSEESVGATLAAMLAHGDVREGIEHALRTFAESASTPGGMACLGIHAVAEFGTSAGDVNAVTRAVSERTILAFESRLRDGIARGEIASGLDPQAGAHFLLATLSGLKIAARGGAPRDVLRQIIAVAMCALTPSHS, from the coding sequence ATGGCACGTCCACGCGAGTTCGACCGGGATACGGCCCTGCAGCGGGCTATTGAGACTTTCGCCCAGCATGGCTTCGAGGGTACCTCGACGCCGATGTTGCTGGATGCTATGAAGATCGGGCGACAGAGCCTCTACGATACGTTTGGAGACAAGCGGGCGTTGTACCTGGAGGCATTGCGCACCTATTCCGAAGAGAGTGTTGGCGCAACGCTGGCGGCCATGCTCGCGCATGGGGACGTTCGCGAGGGCATTGAGCACGCGCTGCGCACGTTCGCTGAATCCGCGTCCACGCCGGGGGGGATGGCGTGCCTCGGCATTCATGCCGTCGCCGAATTCGGCACAAGTGCTGGCGACGTAAACGCAGTTACCCGCGCTGTAAGTGAGCGGACGATACTCGCGTTCGAAAGCAGGCTCCGCGACGGGATCGCGCGCGGAGAGATTGCATCGGGCCTTGATCCGCAAGCGGGTGCGCATTTCCTCCTGGCGACGCTCTCCGGGCTGAAGATCGCGGCCCGGGGCGGGGCGCCGCGTGACGTGCTTCGCCAGATCATTGCTGTGGCTATGTGTGCGCTAACACCTTCGCATAGTTGA
- a CDS encoding SDR family oxidoreductase: MNQNTLNGRIAFVTGGSRGIGAAIVRRLASEGAEVIFTYASSEAAADALVAEVTTKGGRARALKVDSADAAALTAAIDAAAAGAGRLDILVNSAGVLERGSVETLGIDAFDRTFAVNVRAVYAGVQAAQRHMGEGASIINVGSIVADRTAFPGGAVYSASKGAVQAMTRGFARDLGARGITVNNVQPGPTETDMNPSDYHDMLKSLMALGRLGKPDEIGALVAWLAGPDARFISGASLTIDGGYLA; encoded by the coding sequence ATGAACCAGAACACGTTAAACGGCAGGATCGCGTTTGTAACCGGTGGATCCCGCGGCATCGGTGCAGCCATCGTGCGTCGGCTGGCCAGCGAGGGCGCCGAAGTCATATTCACGTATGCGAGCTCGGAGGCCGCGGCTGACGCCCTGGTCGCCGAAGTAACGACAAAGGGCGGTAGGGCTCGAGCCCTGAAGGTCGACAGTGCGGACGCTGCGGCGCTTACTGCCGCTATCGATGCCGCCGCGGCTGGCGCGGGCCGACTCGACATCCTTGTGAACAGTGCCGGCGTACTGGAGCGCGGTAGCGTGGAGACGTTGGGGATCGACGCTTTCGATCGCACCTTCGCTGTGAACGTTCGCGCGGTCTACGCCGGCGTACAGGCGGCGCAACGCCACATGGGCGAGGGGGCCAGCATCATCAACGTCGGTAGTATCGTCGCTGACCGCACGGCGTTCCCAGGCGGGGCCGTGTATAGCGCCTCAAAGGGTGCGGTTCAGGCGATGACCCGAGGTTTCGCGCGGGACCTCGGTGCGCGGGGAATCACGGTGAACAACGTGCAGCCCGGCCCGACCGAAACAGACATGAACCCATCGGATTATCACGACATGCTGAAATCGTTGATGGCATTGGGGCGCTTGGGCAAGCCCGATGAAATCGGGGCTTTGGTGGCCTGGCTGGCCGGCCCCGATGCGCGCTTCATCAGCGGAGCCAGCCTGACCATCGATGGCGGGTATCTGGCTTGA
- a CDS encoding methyl-accepting chemotaxis protein yields the protein MRGKLAALDRVQAIIEFTPDGNVVHANSLFLQTMGYQLHEIVGKHHRQFVDPAEAGSVGYDEFWARLRQGQADTGLYRRLHKHGGDVWLQSSYNPIFDAFGRVTGVVKYATDVTARRRSEADMDGRLQAIDRAQATIEFALDGTILDANANFLAAMDYTLEEIQGRHHRMFVDPTEAASDAYATFWAGLREGRHDGGLYRRFGRGGRIVWIQATYNPILDAQGRPVRVIKYATDITAQTMAAQTLQREVVSLSHAVLDNAQKAGRAEELVDGARVAAQRGGGVVADVVRTMGAIQDSTRSVEDILEMIDTIAFQTNLLSLNAAIEAAHAGESGKGFAVVADEVRQLAMRSGHASKQIHALIGNARHRVDEGAELVGSAGQVMQEILGAVDHVTEVTGAIGESAQVQATGIERVNAAVTQLESVYGRL from the coding sequence ATGCGCGGCAAGTTGGCCGCCCTGGACAGGGTCCAGGCGATTATTGAATTTACCCCGGACGGAAACGTCGTCCACGCGAACTCCCTCTTCCTCCAGACCATGGGCTACCAGCTCCACGAGATCGTGGGCAAGCACCATCGGCAGTTCGTGGATCCGGCTGAGGCAGGCTCCGTGGGCTACGACGAGTTCTGGGCACGCCTGCGCCAGGGCCAGGCCGACACGGGCCTTTACCGCCGCCTGCACAAGCATGGCGGCGATGTGTGGCTGCAATCCTCGTACAACCCGATCTTCGACGCCTTCGGCCGCGTCACGGGCGTGGTGAAGTACGCCACCGACGTCACGGCCCGCCGCCGCAGCGAGGCCGACATGGATGGCCGGCTGCAGGCGATCGACCGCGCGCAGGCCACCATCGAATTCGCGCTGGACGGCACGATCCTCGACGCGAACGCCAACTTCCTCGCTGCGATGGACTACACGCTCGAGGAAATCCAGGGCCGCCACCACCGCATGTTCGTCGATCCGACCGAGGCCGCATCGGACGCCTATGCGACGTTCTGGGCGGGCCTGCGCGAGGGTCGCCACGACGGCGGCCTCTACCGCCGCTTTGGCCGCGGCGGCCGCATCGTCTGGATCCAGGCGACCTACAACCCCATTCTCGATGCCCAGGGCCGGCCGGTGCGCGTGATCAAGTACGCGACCGATATCACCGCGCAAACCATGGCCGCGCAGACGCTCCAGCGCGAGGTGGTCTCGCTATCCCACGCCGTCCTCGATAACGCGCAGAAGGCTGGCCGTGCCGAGGAACTCGTCGATGGCGCACGCGTGGCCGCGCAACGCGGAGGCGGTGTCGTCGCCGACGTGGTCCGCACCATGGGCGCCATCCAGGACAGCACCCGCTCAGTCGAGGACATCCTCGAGATGATCGACACGATCGCGTTCCAGACCAACCTGCTCTCGCTCAACGCGGCGATCGAAGCCGCGCACGCCGGCGAGAGCGGCAAGGGCTTCGCCGTTGTCGCCGATGAGGTGCGCCAGCTGGCCATGCGCAGCGGCCACGCCTCGAAGCAGATCCACGCGCTGATCGGTAACGCCCGCCACCGCGTCGACGAGGGCGCGGAACTCGTCGGTTCCGCCGGCCAGGTCATGCAGGAAATCCTCGGCGCCGTCGACCATGTGACCGAAGTGACCGGCGCCATCGGCGAAAGCGCCCAGGTACAAGCCACCGGCATCGAGCGCGTCAATGCCGCGGTCACCCAGCTCGAAAGCGTCTACGGCCGCCTCTAA
- a CDS encoding cysteine dioxygenase family protein — translation MITVEFPGSRKLIAAIDNAVGQATTPAITDTLRKSLCQLIRSQEVILPASVNEAFQDHYGRRELYRSEEHGYSVVAMTWGPGQGTKIHDHSGMWCVEGVWNGALEIVQYELIEHDATRYHFRPVGSIEAGPGSAGSLIPPHEYHTIRNPSDDAVAVSLHIYSGQMTQCAVFNPQGDDWYLRDDRQLGLDQVH, via the coding sequence ATGATCACGGTCGAATTCCCGGGCAGCCGCAAACTCATCGCGGCCATCGACAACGCTGTCGGCCAGGCGACGACGCCAGCGATCACGGACACCCTGCGTAAGTCGCTTTGCCAGCTCATCCGCTCGCAGGAAGTGATCCTGCCGGCCAGCGTCAACGAGGCCTTCCAGGACCATTACGGCCGCCGCGAGCTCTACCGCAGCGAAGAACACGGCTACAGCGTGGTCGCCATGACCTGGGGCCCCGGCCAGGGCACCAAGATCCACGACCACAGCGGCATGTGGTGCGTCGAAGGCGTGTGGAACGGCGCGCTGGAAATCGTCCAGTACGAGCTGATCGAACACGACGCCACCCGCTACCACTTCCGCCCCGTCGGCTCGATCGAAGCCGGCCCGGGCTCGGCAGGCAGCCTCATCCCGCCGCACGAGTACCACACCATTCGCAACCCCAGCGACGATGCCGTCGCGGTCAGCCTGCACATCTATTCGGGCCAGATGACCCAGTGCGCCGTGTTCAATCCGCAGGGCGATGACTGGTATTTGCGCGATGATCGTCAGCTAGGCCTCGACCAGGTGCATTGA